In Erigeron canadensis isolate Cc75 chromosome 1, C_canadensis_v1, whole genome shotgun sequence, a single window of DNA contains:
- the LOC122604936 gene encoding CBS domain-containing protein CBSCBSPB3, which yields MSGQVPPLSRRNSSMSSRRNNNPSTTIKKSSFSSTQSENGTTSTGHTTTNNGFSHKPSSLSGERTVKKLRLSKALTIPEGTTVSDACRRMAARRVDAVLLTDSNALLSGIVTDKDIATRVLAEELRPDQTIISKIMTRNPTFVSSDSLAIDALQKMVQGKFRHLPVVENGEVIALLDITKCLYDAISRMEKAAEQGSAIAAAVEGVERQWGNNFAAPSAFIETLRDRMFKPSLSTIIAETSKVATVVASDPVSVAAKRMQELRVNSVIIMAGNNIQGILTSKDLLMRVVAQNLPPELTPVEKVMTPNPECATVDTTILEALHIMHDGKFLHLPVVDKDGSVVACIDVLQITHASISMAESNSGADVANTVMQKFWDSALNLDPPDDYDDSQSEMSMSAIMTSDAVDLGRLPYPSLGLGNSFAFKFEDLRGRVHRFTFGTENLGELVSAVAQRMGGGSLDQNLPQLLYDDDEGDRVLLTTDSDLVGAVNHARSAGQKVLRLHLDTYESGQQKRELQLGTVMEERTIENSKSGHLQTIETSKSGHLQTGILASAAVIAGIACVVYLKRSNQ from the exons atgagtgGTCAAGTGCCACCACTTTCAAGAAGAAACAGTTCAATGAGTAGTAGAAGAAATAATAACCCATCAACAACAATCAAGAAATCATCTTTTTCATCAACTCAATCTGAAAATGGAACTACTTCTACTGGCCATACTACCACCAATAATGGCTTTTCCCACAAACCCTCTTCCTTAAG TGGGGAAAGGACCGTGAAGAAGCTTAGGTTGTCAAAGGCCCTCACTATACCAGAAGGGACCACTGTTTCGGATGCTTGTAGGAGAATGGCAGCCCGTCGTGTTGATGCCGTGTTATTGACGGATTCCAATGCTTTACTTTCTGGAATAGTCACTGACAAG GATATAGCCACTAGAGTTCTTGCAGAAGAACTACGACCAGACCAGACAATAATTTCGAAAATTATGACTAGGAATCCTACTTTTGTCTCATCTGATTCTTTGGCTATAGATGCCCTTCAAAAGATGGTCCAAG GAAAGTTCAGGCATCTCCCGGTTGTTGAAAATGGTGAAGTAATTGCATTGTTGGATATCACGAAGTGCCTATACGATGCTATATCTAGAATGGAAAAAGCTGCTGAACAGGGTAGTGCCATTGCTGCTGCTGTTGAAGGGGTGGAACGTCAATGGGGAAATAATTTTGCTG CACCTTCTGCTTTTATAGAGACACTCAGGGACCGCATGTTCAAGCCCTCTCTGTCAACCATAATTGCCGAAACATCCAA GGTTGCAACTGTTGTAGCATCAGATCCAGTTTCTGTTGCTGCTAAAAGGATGCAAGAGTTACGGGTTAATTCTGTTATCATTATGGCTGGGAATAACATCCAGGGCATATTGAC TTCCAAGGACCTTCTAATGCGAGTTGTGGCACAAAATCTTCCTCCTGAGTTAACACCTGTTGAAAAG GTTATGACACCAAATCCCGAATGTGCAACAGTAGACACAACAATCCTTGAGGCATTACATATAATGCATGATGGGAAATTTTTACATCTCCCTGTTGTAGACAAAG ATGGAAGTGTTGTAGCATGTATCGATGTCCTGCAGATAACTCATGCCTCTATCTCAATG GCTGAAAGTAATTCAGGCGCCGATGTGGCAAACACAGTGATGCAGAAGTTCTGGGATTCAGCACTCAACCTAGACCCACCAGATGATTATGATGACAGTCAAAG TGAAATGTCGATGTCAGCAATTATGACATCTGATGCTGTGGACTTGGGGAGGTTGCCATATCCGTCTCTTGGGCTTGGGAATTCCTTTGCTTTCAAATTTGAAGACTTAAGGGGACGTGTACACAGATTTACTTTTG GCACAGAAAACCTGGGTGAGTTAGTTTCTGCTGTTGCTCAAAGGATGGGTGGTGGTAGTCTTGATCAAAATTTACCCCAACTTTTG TACGATGATGATGAGGGAGATAGGGTGTTGCTTACCACCGACAGTGATCTGGTTGGCGCTGTCAATCATGCCAGGTCAGCAGGACAAAAG GTGTTGAGATTGCATCTAGACACCTATGAATCCGGGCAACAAAAAAGAGAATTACAACTAGGTACAGTTATGGAAGAGCGAACAATAGAAAACTCAAAATCAGGTCATCTGCAAACAATAGAAACTTCAAAGTCGGGTCACCTCCAGACAGGGATTTTGGCAAGTGCAGCAGTCATTGCAGGTATTGCTTGTGTGGTCTACTTGAAACGTTCCAACCAATGA